Proteins from a single region of Hypomesus transpacificus isolate Combined female chromosome 9, fHypTra1, whole genome shotgun sequence:
- the slc4a8 gene encoding electroneutral sodium bicarbonate exchanger 1, whose translation MPAGVNDPESMLSYQRPDEEVVVDQGGTSSVLNIHYEKEELESHRTLFVGVHMPMGRQSHRHHRPHSSRHRKKERRTSSTPSQPQEVEGEGSSSSHDTPSQRVQFILGTEEDAEHVTHELFTELDEICVKEGKDAEWKETARWLKFEEDVEDGGERWSKPYVATLSLHSLFELRSCLINGSVLLDMHANSIEEIADMVLDHQEASHELDDSVRVKVREALLKRHHHQNEKKRNALIPMVRSFADAGRKQSEPHNMDKAGPAVSPQPPPSSVEVKNGANPDSAQVDLSKVDMHFMKKIPTGAEASNVLVGELDFLERPIVAFVRLSPAVLLTGLTEVPIPTRFLFILLGQDGKAQQYHEIGRSMATIMTDEIFHDVAYKAKDREDLLAGIDEFLDQVTVLPPGEWDPSIRIEPPKNVPSQEKRKMPGVPNGTTCVVEEELHAEDHGPELQRTGRLFGGLILDIKRKVPFYLSDYRDGINLQCVASFLFLYCACMSPVITFGGLLGEATDGCISAIESLLGASMTGVAYSLFAGQPLTILGSTGPVLVFEKILYKFCKDYGLSYLSLRTCIGLWTAFLCLVLVATDASSLVCYITRFTEEAFASLICLIFIYEALEKLIHLGELYPINSHSNLDQLTLAYCRCAEPGEPSNATLELWSKRNITASTVPWANLTVKECVSMQGQFVGTACGHHGPYTPDVLFWSAILFFATFLMSGFLKQFKTSRYFPTKVRSMISDFAVFLTIVIMVLLDYCIGVPTQKLQVPSKFQPTRNDRGWLISPIGENPWWTVLAAAIPALLCTILIFMDQQITAVIINRKEHKLLKGCGYHLDLLMVAVMLAVCSIMGLPWFVAATVLSISHVNSLKLESESSAPGEQPRFLGIREQRFTGLMIFMLMGCSVFMTGALQFIPMPVLYGVFLYMGASSLKGIQLYDRLLLFAMPPKHQPDFIYLRHVPLRKVHLFTVTQLTCLVLLWVIKTSPAAIVFPMMVLALVFIRKLLDLCFSKRELSYLDDIMPESKKKRLDDACKSVVEESEEILGTAGEDKTVIQIPMEESKLLQSPKTHDPRCDPSDINISDEMSKTTVWKSLSSNQKDARTGAAKKARPSSFYVVTCGPPHSSPCYL comes from the exons GCCACAGGACTCTGTTTGTGGGGGTGCACATGCCCATGGGCAGGCAGAGTCACCGGCACCACAGGCCCCACAGCTCGCGCCACCGCAAGAAAGAGAGGCGGACCAGCAGCACTCCCAGCCAGCcgcaggaggtggagggagaagggTCCTCGTCTTCTCATG aCACGCCCTCTCAAAGGGTGCAGTTCATcctggggacagaggaggacgCGGAGCATGTGACCCACGAGCTGTTCACAGAGCTGGATGAGATCTGTGTGAAGGAGGGCAAAGATGCCGAGTGgaaggagacagccag gtgGCTGAAGTTtgaggaggatgtggaggatgggggggagcgCTGGAGTAAGCCCTACGTGGCCACCCTCTCCCTTCACAGCCTGTTTGAGCTGAGGAGCTGTCTCATCAACGGGAGTGTGTTGCTGGACATGCACGCCAACAGCATCGAGGAGATCGCAG ACATGGTGTTGGACCACCAGGAGGCGTCCCACGAGCTGGACGACAGCGTGCGTGTGAAGGTGCGCGAGGCGCTCCTGAAGAGGCACCACCACCAGAACGAGAAGAAGAGGAACGCCCTGATCCCCATGGTGCGCTCCTTTGCCGATGCGGGCCGCAAGCAGTCCGAGCCCCACAACATGGACAAGGCTG gtcctgctgtctccccccagcctcctccctccagcgtCGAGGTGAAGAACGGGGCCAACCCAGACAGTGCCCAGGTAGACCTTAGCAAG GTGGACATGCACTTCATGAAGAAGATCCCCACAGGAGCGGAGGCCTCCAACGTGCTGGTGGGAGAGCTGGACTTCCTGGAGAGACCCATCGTGGCCTTCGTCCGCCTGTCCCCCGCTGTGCTGCTCACTGGCCTCACTGAAGTCCCCATACCTACCAG GTTCCTGTTCATCCTCCTGGGCCAGGATGGAAAGGCTCAGCAATACCACGAGATTGGCCGCTCCATGGCAACCATCATGACAGACGAG ATCTTCCATGACGTGGCCTACAAGGCCAAGGACCGAGAGGACCTGCTGGCTGGGATAGACGAGTTCCTGGACCAGGTGACTGTGCTGCCCCCTGGGGAGTGGGACCCCTCCATACGCATCGAGCCCCCCAAGAACGTCCCCTCCCAG gaGAAGAGGAAAATGCCGGGGGTTCCCAACGGCACCACCtgcgtggtggaggaggagctccaTGCCGAGGACCATGGTCCTGAGCTGCAGAGAACAGGAAG GTTGTTTGGAGGTCTGATTCTGGACATCAAGAGGAAGGTTCCGTTCTACCTGAGTGACTATAGAGACGGCATTAATCTGCAGTGTGTCGCCTCCTTCCTGTTCCTCTACTGCGCCTGCATGTCCCCGGTCATCACCTTCGGAGGACTGCTCGGAGAGGCCACCGATGGGTGCatt agtgCCATCGAGTCTCTGCTGGGTGCGTCTATGACAGGGGTAGCCTACTCCCTGTTCGCTGGCCAGCCCCTCACCATCCTGGGGAGCACAGGCCCTGTGCTGGTCTTTGAGAAGATCCTCTACAAGTTCTGCAA GGACTACGGCCTGTCTTACCTGTCTCTGAGGACGTGTATCGGCCTGTGGACGGCCTTCCTGTGCCTGGTCCTGGTTGCCACGGACGCCAGCTCGCTGGTGTGCTACATCACGCGCTTCACCGAGGAGGCCTTCGCCTCGCTCATCTGCCTCATCTTCATCTACGAGGCGCTGGAGAAGCTGATCCACCTGGGGGAGCTCTACCCCATCAACTCACACAGCAACCTGGACCAGCTCACCCTCGCCTA ctgtcgGTGTGCAGAGCCTGGAGAGCCCAGTAATGCCACTCTGGAGCTTTGGAGTAAGAGGAACATAACAGCTTCCACTGTGCCCTGGGCTAACCTCACTGTCAAG GAGTGTGTGAGCATGCAGGGCCAGTTTGTGGGCACAGCGTGTGGCCACCACGGTCCCTACACCCCTGACGTGCTCTTCTGGTCGGCCATTTTGTTTTTTGCCACCTTCTTGATGTCCGGCTTCCTCAAGCAGTTCAAGACCAGCCGCTACTTCCCAACCAAA gTACGATCGATGATCAGTGACTTTGCAGTCTTCCTGACCATCGTGATCATGGTCCTGCTGGACTACTGCATCGGAGTGCCCACTCAGAAGCTGCAGGTGCCCAGCAAGTTTCAG CCAACGCGAAACGACCGTGGCTGGCTGATCAGCCCCATAGGAGAGAACCCCTGGTGGACGGTCCTGGCTGCTGCcatccctgccctgctctgcacCATCCTCATCTTCATGGACCAGCAGATCACTGCTGTCATCATCAACCGCAAGGAGCACAAACTGCTG AAGGGCTGTGGCTACCACCTGGACCTGCTCATGGTGGCTGTGATGCTGGCCGTGTGCTCCATCATGGGCCTGCCCTGGTTCGTGGCGGCCAccgtcctctccatctcccacgtCAACAGCCTGAAGCTGGAGTCGGAGAGCTCCGCCCCGGGGGAGCAGCCCCGCTTCCTGGGGATCAGAGAGCAGCGCTTCACCGGCCTCATGATCTTCATGCTCATGGGCTGCTCCGTGTTCATGACCGGGGCTCTGCAG TTCATCCCAATGCCAGTCCTGTATGGAGTATTCCTTTACATGGGAGCGTCTTCACTGAAGGGCATCCAG TTATACGACCGCCTCCTGTTGTTTGCCATGCCGCCCAAGCACCAGCCAGACTTCATCTACCTGCGTCACGTTCCTCTGAGGAAGGTGCACCTCTTCACTGTGACCCAGCTCACCTGTCTGGTGCTGCTGTGGGTCATCAAGACCTCGCCCGCCGCCATCGTCTTCCCCATGATG GTGCTGGCTTTAGTGTTTATCCGCAAGCTGCTGGATCTTTGTTTCTCCAAGAGGGAGCTAAGCTACCTGGATGACATCATGCCAGAGAGCAAGAAGAAGAGGCTGGATGATGCCTGCAAGAGCGTTGTGGAG GAGTCAGAGGAGATCTTGGGGACAGCAGGAGAAGATAAGACTGTAATTCAGATCCCCATGGAGGAAAGCAAGCTCCTGCAATCTCCCAAGACACATGACCCcag GTGTGACCCCTCTGATATAAACATTTCTGATGAGATGTCTAAAACCACCGTGTGGAAATCCCTCAGCTCCAACCAAAAGGACGCACGCACAGGGGCCGCTAAAAAGGCAAGGCCCTCCTCCTTCTATGTTGTGACGTGTGGCCCTCCTCACAGCTCCCCCTGCTACCTCTGA